GTAGCTAAGGTACGGGTGGTCACGTAATCTAGGATTGTACATGTTAGAGTACGGATTATACTTCCACGGAGGCTGCCCTTGAGATCCGAGGGCAGCATTGATTTGTTCTGGTGTGCCCTCATGCAACGTAGGGCATTCATCGGTGGCATGTCCAGCAACCGCACAGATTCCACATGCCTTTACTTGAACTGTTGTCCCTACAACTAAGTTTTGAACAAGAGATGTTAGAGAATTAAGTTTTTCCTCAATGGATGAGGTGCTTACTTCATATGTTTTTCGTGAATTCTCTTGTTGTTTCCCAAATTGTTGTGATGTTGCCGCCATACTCCTGATCAATTCTTGAGCTGTTGTTGGCGTTTTATCTATGAGGCTTCCCCCACTTGCAGCGTCTACCATCCTTCTTTCCATGCTCAGCATTctctcataaaaatattgaaccaGAGAATGCTCAGTTATCCCATGTTGGGGGCAGCTTGCACAGATCTCTTAAACCTCTCCCAGTAGTCATTGAGTGTTTATATATcttcactagtacagaaatacCGTGTAGCTACGCCTCATTAGCTACGGTTTTTCCAATGACCGAAGCTAAAAggcattagagtcggttatttCAAATAACCGACCCAAATAAAGCATTATTTGAGTCGGTTATTTATAATGACCGACTCTAAAACGTCTAAATTAAAAAAGCGCACATTTTTTAGGGTCATTGGTGTCGGTTCTTTAAAAACCTGATGCCAATGACCCTAAATATTAGGCTCGGCTACGGTCTAACCGACGCCAATTACAGGCATTGGCGTTGGTTGTTTGCTCAACCGATGTCATACATGTTTAGAGTCGGTTATTTAATACCCGACTCTAAAGACCCGGTATAAGAAAGGGcatgttttattttcttcttcttcgcgAACCAACTATCAGAGAGCAAATTTGTCCTTCCTCCTCAGCGTGAAAACCACATTCATTCCATGCTTTGAGTTTGAAGTTTCGTTATTGTTTCGACACAGAAAAGCGGTAAGTTTCGTTCGTTTTCCATCCTCTCCTTTCATCTCTTATATGGGTTTGATTTGTTTCATGGGTTTTGTAGACCATTAGGGTTCTTGTTAGGGCTTCCATTTTCTTTAGTTGCTATCGTTTTATCTGTTGTTGTTATTATGTGGATTAGTTGCTAAGATTATCGATTGTCCTCAGATTATCGATTTATGCATTTGCTTTAGTTGCTAAGTTTTTCTAATTTTACAATTTTCCAATTCTTCTTTTTCCATTCATCATCTTTGATCTTTGTTCATGTACAGAGATAAAAAATACCTTCCACTCACGATTGTGTAACCCTAAATTGTTGGGTATACCCTTTCTTGCATGGTGAAGATCATCACGGCTAGGTCAGAAATCGATATTGTAAGTGGAAATTGAAATCTAGTCCATGTCAATTTTGAAGTTAAATTCCAATTGTCAGGTAAGTTATGTTTTTCCTTAATCCTTGGGTATACTATGTTTTGCTTCTTCCTTACCAATTCAGTGCTTTCTGCTCTTTCTTTTGTTGAATTTGGTTTTACTTTTTCTGGTTTTTGCTaagttctgtttttttttttctgcgttttggCCTTTGCTGTCTGTGCTGTTTGTATGTAATACACAACAGGATCACAACCAACCCATTTAGgtttctttctcttttgtttgaAATGCCTGAATTTTATGTTATCATTATTAAGAAAGATAGTTGTTTTAAGAATTGGGAGGGAAGCAAGACATAGTGAAGGAGTTCCTTTAAGATATTTGAAATTCAAAGATGGATAAACATATTAGCCTTTCTAATATTTGACTTGTATAATTCAAAGGGGTTTTTCAAATATGTCTTTGAAATTAGCCTTTCACATTATCCTCAAGACACATATTAGATATTTGAAATTCAAAGGGGGTTTTTCTAATATGTCTTTGAAATTAGCCTTTCACATTATCCTCAAGACACATATTAGATATTTGAAATTCAAAGGGGGTTTTTCTAATATGTCTTTGAAATATAGAATTTAGCCTTTCTATACTTGTATAGTTTAGGTAACTATTTGCTTGTGTTTGACTTGTCTATAATCCAATTTTCCTGATTCTCTtcttttatcattaaaatttgtCTAAAACACCTCTTGATCTAACACAACAAAAATGAGATTTTTGATCAAGATAATTCTCTAAAAAGCTCAAATTAGAACCTACAAAACAATGAAAATGACACTGAGGGTCCAACTAGAGAGGACTCTCCGATGCTTATGTTAGGAAACAAATGGCTGTTGAACTCTGAGATTGAGATTATCTAAATCATACCTTTGAAGTTTTGAGGCTCCTATATAGGCGATGAGTTCTAATCAGTGTAAGATTATGATTATTGGATGCTTGTATATGAGCATTCCTAATCAGTATAAGATTATTTATGAGTTCTAATCAGTGTAAGATTATGACCATTCCTCACATTTTATAGGTCCAATGAAATAAGAGATAATAAAACTCatcttaacaaaaaaaaaaaaaaacttaaaattttaaaataaattccaataaaagataaatatagCATTTCATAGTTTCTGTCCgcattttaaattattaatttattttatatgtatAGTATAGTATAGTAAGAGATCAAAGATGCAATTATTTTCCATGTGAATGAGTAAAAATAGTTTGCTTAATCAAATTGGTTATATTATGTTGCTGGTCCACATGTTATGCAACATCAATCTTATTTAAGAATTCACATTATTAATTTGGACCTCCTCATTTCATTTTCATTATACTATAATAGATAAACTATCAAAATATCAGACACAACATTAAGATATAAAGGACCATAAATGGTCCTTGTGAATATTAAAGATTTGTGCAtccatccatttgccaaattcAAAATAAGGTTTGACACTCACTATATAACATATCTCCCAATATCCCAATATAACACACTCAAAAGCTAAGGACTAGTAAATTAATCTTCCATATTAATTCACTAAAATGAGCTTAACTGATAACTAAAATGAGCTCTGAAACTACTGTTGCCCTTCTTGTCACAGACTTTTCCTGCTCAGTTCTAAAACCAGGAACCCCTGAATGGGATAAACTGAAATCCCAAGTAAGAAATGCAGTTGAAAATTATGGTTGCTTTCAAGCTTTATTCAAAAACATTCCTTAACACCTCCAAAACTCTATGAATGCAGCAATGGAAGACATTTTTTCATTACAAATTGAAACAAAAAAGCTTAATGTTTCTAAATTACCTTTTCATGTTTATATTGGATCATCTTCCAAATCATTGTATGAGAGGATAGCAGTCTCTTATCCAGACAATTTTGATAACCTCCAAAGCTTCACCAATCCCATGTGGCCTCAGGGTAACATCAATTTCAGGTTCATATGCTTTTTTACAACCCTTTTCTTTTACTCTATGTTGCACAGACACTTAGTAGTGTTTCTGAGTTTCATGTCCATGTCTGTGTCCATTTTCGTTTCTAGGCTACTTTATcaaggttatgttttagaaataacgtttctgTGTCCATTTCCGTGTCTTTATCTATGCAACGTAGCTTTTACTCATTTAGTGGTTTcacaataaatttttttaacttttagtgGATGAATTTTGGCAGTGAAATAGTACATTGGTTCTCAGTGCCATTATCAGAAAGCTTTGGTGTAGAGAAATATCTAGATGAACACTTGAATTCTACTTATTGCTACTGGTCACACGACACAACAgcaggaaaacaaaaaaaaagatgtaACATTCCTGATTTTTTAGGATAAAGGTTTAGCTACTGTTGCTATTGTTGGATACACAAATGATGTATGTGATCAAAATATTATTAGAGCTGCCCAATTGCTACTTCATAAATAGATTACAAATTCTTAACAGTTTTCTGTTTATTTCAATTGACAGGGAAAGCTACATTTGTTAGTGCACTCTCGAATAGTGATCTTTATAGTGACTCTTGGTACTTTTGTCCTCTTAAGCAATTGATTTAGATTTTATGGACTTTACTGATGTTAGGAACTGTCAGTTCATCTTATTTCCTTGAGTGTTTACTTGGAATTCTGGTGCATGCAGATTATTTGCAACACTGGATCCACTGCTGAAAAGTGTTCTTCTTTCAAGGTATGATCTTCATATGATTCTTCATTTACTTTTCCTATCATGATCTCGTACTTGAAGAATTGAAATTTCCTTGAATCACTCTTTTTTTTATCTGATTAAATTTAGGAGGAAAGTACTTCTCAGTGATACTGTAGGTTTTATGTTAAATTTACAGCATAAGGTAATGTTCAACTGGGAGGTATGCATTGTTGAACTCATGTTTTGGTATTTGTTGCAGTGAAACTGCTCTTAATAATGCTAGTATGCTTTTAACATTTTCAGGGAAATTACAATAGTCTGAGAATATATGGAAGGTCGAGACATCAGAGAAGATGGCAGGATTTCAACACTAGAGGTTGTAAAGAGTTTGATAGAATAATAATGAGTATAAGTCAGTATTTTTTGTGTTCATAGTTCATTTCAGTAATATACAGCAGGTTATTATTTGAAAATACTGTGAATTTGTGAATATTGAATCAAAACTTGTATATATAAAGCAGGTTAATTAAATACCCTATATTTgtgtacattttttttattgattttgcatttaatttcagtaatacGATAGGATCAATCTCGATTACAGTAAACGACCGAGGCTAACTAATCTCGTTTATTGTTAATTACAACAGGAAAAAAATAGAGCTGCTGCTGtaaaattgttaaaaacaaTAACATTAGGGTCGGTTgtaacaaccgactctaatgttATTGACATCAGCCACGGTTGTTACaaacaaccgactctaatgattagagcattagagtcggttgttacCAACAGCCGTGGCTAAAGACCCTTTTAGCCACGGTTGTTTGTAACAACCGTAGCTAAAACTCAaggcattagagtcggttgtttgtaacaaccgactctaatgatcCTTTGGCCACGGTCGATAAACCGTGGCTAAAAACACCAAGCATTTGCCACGCCTCCTTTGGTCACGGTTGGACAACCGTGGCTAATGATGGTAAACGACCGTGGTCATaggccatttctgtactagtgctTTTTGCCTGATACCGCTGATTTCTCTTCGGATCATTGCTGCTCGTGAggctggaaaatatttttctaggAACGTTTGAGTCATCCCGACCCATGTTGTGATGGGCCCTGAAGGTAGGTTAAGGAACCAATCTTTTGCTGCTTCCtacaaagaaaaaggaaaagctctCAATTTAACTTGTTCTTCAGTTATTCCTTGTGGGCTCATACCTGAACAGACAACATGGAATTATTTCAGGTGATTGTGTGGGTTCTCGCTTTCCATCCCATGGAACTTAGGTAAATAGTGAATCAGCCCCGACTTAAGCTCAAATGCTGAGTCTAGATTTGGATATGTCACGCACAAGGATTACTGATTAGCCTGAGGCGCGTGAAGTTGTCTCAAGGTTCTTTCCGCCATTGTTTCAATTCTAGGTAAACTCACTTTCTTCGCTGGAAATTTCTTCTTCCTCGCTAGAGTTGGGGATTTCAGCACCTTGTAATTTTTGTAATCTCACTTCCTTACGAAGCCTTCTGGCTAACAATTCTATCTCTGATTCGAAAAGAAGTTGTTTCGAAGTTTCAGACCTGGTCATATACGAaattaaatcaagttagattaatccccggcaacggcgccaaaatttgatgggtgtcgaatccaccagataaataattattacaGACATAGCTACGAGTTTGTAGAAAGGGTAAGTAAAGATCATACCCGAAGGATTAGTACTGATCTGTAACGAatatgactaagaaaataagatATAATTTGGGGTGAAATGATTGATTGAcagattaataaaaaaaattgcaaaactAAATCGAAATTGTGTTGATGATTCTTGTATGATGGAATTTCGATTAAGGGAGATCCGCAGGCTGAACAATTATTTTCTATTGGTCATTGAAGGTGAGATATTATCTTAATTAATATGACTTGGATtggttatagtcgttccttattcattcctgATCTAATctttccttaattgtaaagcaaatccaaGTACTCCTAAAGATAAGCCCCTATTGGATTAaacagttctagcttagcgctaGAATTTAATCTATCGAATGTGTTAAGAATTAGAGAgacccaatctaagttaaccAAATTCTTAGTGACTCCGATTTAAACCAAATCACATGTTCATGCGCTTAATCTTTGTTAAGatattcagatgattacaaatcctatttcccaacgttgttcaatgaatgaaaaagctAGAGTCCGATCGAACCGTAACTTGAACTTTCACTGATggtctgattttatagattaaTAAACATGTAAACAGCGCacataaatttaaatttctaaatttAAAGAACAGCAATTTCACGATAGAAAATAATGCTCGCCTTTGAAATTGACTATGATAATTTTCAAAGACAGAAATGATGAATGTAGAAAAAGAACTTCCTAAAAACTAATAGAATTCTGCTGAGAAACAAATGTAAAAAACGTACATCCCTAAAACAGTCAAGAGATCCCTATATAATGTTAATCAAAATCCTAACTCTACTAAACTTCTTCTTTTCCCTTGATTTTAGGGATTTCATTCGTTCAAAATACGCCCTGAGACTGGAGAGATAAGTTAATTCCCGTTTCTGCTAACTTGGCAATTCCGCATAAGTCGACATCCcttagtcttgagcaagactaagTCAACAGCAATGGTAAAACTGAAACTTTGAGAAAAAAGGTTCCAAAACAGCACTCCGGGTCTTCTTTTCTCCAATTTAATCCCTGCAAATGCTTATACaagaaaacaagtaaaaaggcCTCAAAACGACGCATATAATGGAGAATAAAGATCAAAAGGGACTTAGTAGACTTGCTATTTTAGGCGCTTATCAATATGCCCGATCGAGTCATACGTCAGGTTGGTTATGTTCAGCCTATCCCGGCTGAGCATATTAGACCTGATACTTCATTCCGGCCATGGAAGTCTCTATCGTACAGAATCGCGTATTCATTTGTTACAGTTGATGATACTTGGCAGAGATTTCCATCGACTCGTGGCGTTGATCGAAGTTGATGCCATCCAGTTGGAGCCGATCCCACTGCTTGTGATGCGGGGTACATGGAGTGGTACAGACGATATTCACATCCTCATCTGCTTCATGCCCCTCGGGATGCGTCGGTCCAGCATGCTCGCTCCAACAGCGAatatgtaagtttattattattatttttttttattattggttTACATGTTTGTTttctaatatttaattttctgcATTGGGTTAGCCATTTGCTACGTATCACTGAGCGGTCGCTCGCCGGGTGAAATAATGTGGAGGCTCCACTTATTAGGATTGATATGGAGCAGTTTATGGACGAGTGGCGCCGGACGAACTGATATATATTGTAATATActagaacttattgtttttaacacattttaacATATGTAATATTTTgtgtatattaattaattgtaatgTTAATGttgtatatttaaaactaaaaggTTAATAACTATAAACCACAATAATCCGCA
The window above is part of the Euphorbia lathyris chromosome 3, ddEupLath1.1, whole genome shotgun sequence genome. Proteins encoded here:
- the LOC136222926 gene encoding probable 2-oxoglutarate-dependent dioxygenase AOP1 — translated: MNAAMEDIFSLQIETKKLNVSKLPFHVYIGSSSKSLYERIAVSYPDNFDNLQSFTNPMWPQGNINFSEIVHWFSVPLSESFGVEKYLDEHLNSTYCYWSHDTTAGKQKKRWKATFVSALSNSDLYSDS